From Echinicola jeungdonensis, the proteins below share one genomic window:
- the coaD gene encoding pantetheine-phosphate adenylyltransferase, whose translation MKKTAIFPGSFDPYTNGHHDIVMRGLSLFDEIIIGIGYNSTKKSRYFEIDTMVQKIESIYAAIPEVKVVVYNELTSSIAKKHNANFLIRGLRNTTDFEYENTISQMNRYLNEDLETVFLITSPQYAAVSSTVIREVHRYGGSVSDFLPYDV comes from the coding sequence ATGAAAAAAACTGCTATTTTTCCGGGTTCTTTTGACCCCTATACCAATGGCCACCACGACATTGTAATGCGAGGCCTAAGTTTGTTTGATGAAATCATCATCGGTATAGGATATAACTCCACTAAAAAATCCAGGTATTTTGAAATCGATACCATGGTCCAAAAAATAGAAAGTATATATGCGGCCATCCCTGAAGTCAAAGTAGTTGTTTACAATGAACTCACTTCAAGTATTGCAAAAAAACACAATGCCAACTTTTTGATCAGAGGCCTAAGAAACACTACGGATTTTGAGTATGAAAATACCATATCCCAGATGAATCGCTACCTCAATGAGGATTTGGAAACGGTATTCTTGATTACTTCCCCGCAATATGCCGCGGTTAGCTCAACGGTAATTAGGGAAGTCCATCGTTACGGGGGAAGTGTAAGTGATTTTTTACCTTATGATGTATGA
- a CDS encoding NUDIX hydrolase — MKIFINDKPLDILSPGELRKDKSFECIYDNPEDLPAYVDFHDDVLIIQPSHDIIIKLLYLLRTRKLKDLDSITIVSEDIKGLKKFIKSRFSIVKAAGGVVTKGNKVLFIHRIGKWDLPKGKFDKGETSTECAVREVEEECSVKVKLGGRICKTWHTYTRNRKSILKKTYWYVMECLDDSMMEPQKEEGIEDIKWLSHQEAKIALVNSYPSMRYLYKQFLKMVPKVHTS, encoded by the coding sequence ATGAAAATTTTCATCAACGATAAGCCCTTGGATATTTTGTCGCCAGGGGAATTGAGAAAGGACAAAAGCTTCGAATGCATTTATGACAATCCAGAGGATTTACCAGCCTACGTGGATTTTCATGATGATGTGCTAATCATCCAACCTTCCCATGACATTATCATTAAGTTGTTGTACCTCCTTCGAACCCGGAAATTGAAGGACCTGGATTCTATTACCATTGTTTCCGAAGATATCAAAGGCCTTAAAAAATTCATCAAAAGCAGGTTTAGCATTGTAAAAGCTGCTGGAGGAGTGGTAACCAAAGGGAATAAAGTCCTTTTTATTCACCGTATAGGAAAATGGGATTTGCCTAAAGGGAAATTTGATAAGGGAGAAACATCCACAGAATGTGCTGTAAGAGAAGTGGAGGAGGAATGCTCTGTTAAAGTTAAGCTGGGGGGGAGGATATGCAAAACCTGGCATACCTATACCCGTAACCGTAAAAGCATCCTGAAAAAAACATATTGGTATGTGATGGAGTGCTTAGATGATTCAATGATGGAGCCCCAAAAGGAAGAGGGGATAGAGGATATTAAATGGTTAAGCCATCAGGAAGCAAAAATAGCTTTGGTTAACTCTTACCCTTCGATGAGGTATCTTTACAAGCAATTTTTGAAAATGGTGCCGAAGGTTCATACATCATAA
- a CDS encoding DUF1573 domain-containing protein produces MKKLVLLMFAAAMAFAVQAQEVETEKVESQKEEVKSAEAEKTEKKSGPVITFKEKSKDFGDITQGDKVQHTFKLTNTGNEVLKISNVAATCGCTVPSWPKEPIAPGESAEIKVTFNSAGKMGKQNSVVRIYSNATEPIEKVSLISNVKRKG; encoded by the coding sequence ATGAAAAAGTTAGTTTTATTAATGTTTGCTGCCGCGATGGCCTTTGCTGTTCAGGCACAGGAGGTGGAAACTGAAAAAGTCGAATCCCAGAAGGAAGAGGTTAAAAGTGCGGAAGCCGAAAAAACTGAAAAAAAATCAGGGCCTGTCATTACTTTTAAAGAAAAATCAAAAGATTTTGGTGACATCACCCAAGGTGATAAAGTACAGCACACATTTAAATTAACCAATACTGGAAATGAAGTATTAAAGATTTCCAATGTAGCAGCAACTTGCGGCTGTACCGTGCCAAGCTGGCCCAAGGAACCTATTGCACCAGGAGAATCAGCAGAAATCAAGGTAACCTTCAATTCAGCAGGTAAAATGGGGAAACAAAACAGTGTAGTTAGAATTTATTCCAATGCTACCGAACCCATTGAAAAAGTATCTTTGATTTCCAATGTGAAAAGAAAGGGATAA
- a CDS encoding ATP-dependent DNA helicase, which translates to MDKGNEQIAKPSDLLRRNFPFSPTTGQDDFFQLMDRFLDPGFDHKPTFILRGYAGTGKTSVISALVRSLPKLRYKAMMLAPTGRAAKVMTAYTGRLGFTIHKIIYRPKGDKGGLVTGFDPQKNYYQNTIFVVDEASMLADDAMGGQNLLVDLINFVFQHPSNRLMLIGDTAQLPPVGTLNSPGLDKNYLIHHYRLEVVEAELTEVMRQQLDSGILFNATRLRQEVNKEKPVISFRTKGFNDFFKMTSERLEEGLRYAYDKYGVENTIVITRSNKMAVRYNQYIRHTIHFFEEEIDAGDMLMIVRNNYVYMADSEKVNFLANGDFVEVIKIRSFEEVYGLRFATLELRLIDYPDEPYFEAKVILDTLYSDTPALETEKSKALYQQVLIDYEGIENKKERMEMVRKDPYLNALQIKFAYALTCHKSQGGQWNAVFVDQGYLPEGQLDTAYIRWLYTAVTRATDELFMVNFHPSFFLA; encoded by the coding sequence ATGGATAAAGGTAATGAACAAATAGCAAAGCCATCGGATCTGCTTAGGAGAAATTTCCCTTTTTCTCCCACAACAGGGCAGGATGATTTTTTTCAATTAATGGACCGGTTTTTAGACCCGGGTTTTGATCATAAACCTACATTTATATTAAGAGGTTATGCCGGCACGGGTAAAACTTCTGTGATTTCTGCTTTGGTAAGGAGCCTCCCCAAGCTGCGTTATAAGGCCATGATGCTTGCACCCACGGGTAGGGCCGCAAAGGTAATGACTGCTTATACCGGCAGGCTGGGTTTTACCATCCACAAAATCATTTACAGACCCAAAGGGGACAAAGGAGGCTTGGTTACTGGATTTGACCCTCAAAAAAACTATTATCAAAATACCATTTTTGTTGTGGATGAGGCTTCCATGTTGGCTGATGATGCCATGGGAGGCCAAAATCTATTGGTAGACTTGATCAATTTTGTTTTTCAGCATCCATCCAATCGCTTAATGCTGATTGGTGACACAGCCCAGCTCCCTCCTGTGGGGACCCTTAACAGCCCGGGGCTGGATAAAAATTATTTGATCCACCATTACCGGTTGGAGGTAGTAGAGGCAGAGCTTACCGAAGTGATGAGGCAACAACTGGATTCAGGGATTTTATTTAATGCCACTCGTCTAAGACAGGAAGTCAATAAAGAAAAACCTGTGATTTCTTTTCGAACCAAAGGCTTTAATGATTTTTTTAAAATGACCAGTGAAAGGCTGGAGGAAGGCTTGCGTTATGCCTATGATAAATATGGCGTGGAAAATACTATTGTCATTACGCGGTCTAATAAAATGGCGGTCCGGTACAATCAATATATTCGCCATACCATTCATTTCTTTGAGGAGGAGATTGATGCAGGGGATATGTTGATGATTGTTCGAAACAATTACGTTTATATGGCCGATTCGGAAAAGGTGAACTTTTTGGCCAATGGGGATTTTGTGGAAGTGATCAAAATCCGGTCCTTTGAGGAAGTTTATGGTTTGAGGTTTGCCACCCTAGAGCTTAGACTCATTGATTACCCTGATGAACCCTATTTTGAAGCCAAAGTGATCCTTGATACCCTATATTCAGATACCCCTGCCTTAGAAACGGAAAAATCCAAAGCTTTATACCAACAGGTTTTGATCGATTATGAAGGAATAGAAAATAAAAAGGAAAGGATGGAAATGGTTCGGAAGGACCCATACCTAAATGCCCTGCAAATTAAGTTTGCTTATGCACTTACTTGTCATAAATCCCAAGGGGGGCAGTGGAATGCTGTGTTTGTGGATCAGGGCTATTTGCCCGAGGGCCAACTTGACACTGCTTATATTCGATGGCTATATACCGCTGTGACCCGGGCAACCGATGAATTGTTTATGGTGAACTTTCATCCCAGTTTTTTCCTTGCATAA
- a CDS encoding IS1595 family transposase, with amino-acid sequence MNIINFINRFPDESSCIKFIREQRTKSGIICKRCSCNRHYWLENKKSFQCASCGFRTSIKSGTVMENSNLPIRTWLLAMTFITATKKSFSASELQRQLGMKRYEPVFRMYHKLRKVMGQRDDIYRLEDMVEYDEAFVGKATKAKSQNKLKRGRGSQKQSIVAVMAESTVLENPESGKLEKSCRYFKMKKIKNLEAKTAQGLVKEFIDQDSVLQTDKSTTFSDLGDCIEVHVREVSGTDKGHFNLKWVHIAISNLKKQLQTYHMISERMMQNYLDEFSYKLNRKYFGQKLFDRLIIASIYPYWHDCG; translated from the coding sequence ATGAATATAATCAACTTCATTAATCGGTTTCCTGACGAGTCTTCCTGTATTAAGTTCATTAGAGAACAAAGGACAAAATCGGGCATCATTTGCAAACGGTGCAGCTGTAACCGTCATTATTGGCTTGAAAACAAGAAGTCCTTTCAATGTGCTTCATGTGGGTTCAGGACCAGCATCAAGAGTGGTACTGTTATGGAAAACAGCAACCTTCCAATTAGGACCTGGCTGCTGGCCATGACCTTCATAACCGCCACTAAGAAGAGCTTCAGTGCCTCAGAGCTACAAAGGCAGCTTGGGATGAAGCGGTATGAACCTGTTTTCAGGATGTACCATAAACTCAGGAAGGTCATGGGACAACGCGATGATATCTATAGGCTTGAGGATATGGTAGAATATGATGAGGCCTTTGTAGGAAAAGCCACCAAAGCCAAATCCCAAAACAAGCTCAAAAGAGGCAGGGGCAGTCAAAAACAGTCCATTGTAGCGGTAATGGCCGAATCGACAGTTTTAGAAAACCCTGAATCCGGAAAGCTTGAAAAGAGCTGTAGATATTTTAAAATGAAGAAGATAAAGAACTTAGAGGCAAAAACAGCCCAAGGTCTGGTCAAAGAATTCATTGATCAGGACTCAGTGCTTCAAACAGATAAGAGTACCACCTTCTCAGATCTGGGTGACTGTATTGAGGTTCATGTCAGAGAGGTCTCTGGAACTGATAAAGGCCATTTTAACCTCAAATGGGTTCATATAGCCATAAGTAATTTAAAGAAACAGCTGCAGACATACCATATGATAAGTGAAAGGATGATGCAAAACTATCTTGATGAGTTTAGTTATAAGCTCAACAGAAAATATTTCGGTCAAAAACTTTTTGACCGGCTCATTATTGCTTCCATTTATCCTTACTGGCATGATTGCGGATAA
- a CDS encoding NUDIX domain-containing protein, translated as MHNIEKEIQEKFGGRLRTRVNGVLIEKDKILMVKHRMAQNRVFWNVPGGGMHYQTNVEENLQREFLEETGLEIGINQFLYVSEFLQPPLHAIELFFEVEKRAGKLVKGTDPELQPEKQIIEEVKFMSLEEINQINKEEKHQLFWDIKSINEIRIWKGYFNFENKCIK; from the coding sequence ATGCACAATATAGAAAAAGAAATCCAGGAGAAATTTGGCGGCAGGCTGCGTACACGGGTAAATGGGGTTTTGATAGAAAAAGACAAAATCCTGATGGTTAAGCACCGGATGGCTCAAAACAGGGTATTTTGGAATGTGCCCGGGGGAGGGATGCATTACCAAACCAATGTGGAAGAAAATCTTCAAAGGGAGTTTTTGGAGGAAACAGGCCTGGAAATTGGAATCAATCAATTTTTGTATGTATCCGAATTCCTTCAGCCACCTCTCCATGCTATAGAGTTATTCTTTGAAGTGGAGAAAAGAGCGGGCAAATTGGTAAAAGGGACCGATCCGGAACTTCAACCCGAAAAACAAATCATTGAGGAGGTAAAATTTATGAGCCTGGAAGAAATAAATCAAATCAACAAGGAGGAAAAGCACCAACTTTTCTGGGATATTAAATCGATTAATGAGATAAGAATATGGAAAGGATATTTTAATTTTGAAAATAAATGCATAAAATAG
- a CDS encoding TIGR02757 family protein, whose amino-acid sequence MDLKDFLEEKTALYNQPDFIELDPISIPHQFNKKQDIEIAGFFAATLAWGQRATIIKKCRELLFMMDNAPHDFILHHSDRDLKPFLNFKHRTFNDIDTLYFIEFFSSFYKKYESLEEAFTIGWDESPEVMGSLLTRFHEYFFELPDAPKRTRKHVATPKRKSACKRINMFLRWMVRSDDNGVDFGIWKKLKPYQLVCPCDLHVDRVARRLGMIQRKQTDWLTAMELTQKLREMDPKDPVKYDFALFGMGVEERVS is encoded by the coding sequence ATGGATTTAAAAGATTTTCTGGAAGAAAAAACTGCTTTATATAACCAACCGGACTTTATTGAACTGGATCCTATTTCCATTCCACATCAGTTTAACAAAAAACAGGATATAGAAATTGCGGGTTTTTTTGCAGCTACTCTTGCCTGGGGGCAAAGGGCTACCATAATAAAAAAATGTCGGGAATTGTTGTTCATGATGGATAATGCCCCTCATGATTTTATACTTCACCATTCAGACCGGGATTTAAAACCTTTTTTAAATTTTAAGCACCGGACTTTCAATGATATTGACACCCTATATTTCATAGAATTTTTTTCTTCCTTTTACAAAAAATATGAAAGTCTGGAAGAAGCTTTTACCATTGGTTGGGATGAAAGCCCAGAGGTAATGGGATCCCTGCTGACCAGATTTCATGAATATTTCTTTGAACTTCCTGATGCTCCTAAAAGGACCCGGAAACATGTAGCCACCCCTAAAAGAAAATCGGCTTGTAAACGCATCAATATGTTTTTACGATGGATGGTGAGAAGTGATGATAATGGAGTGGACTTTGGTATTTGGAAAAAGCTTAAGCCCTACCAATTGGTTTGCCCCTGTGATCTGCATGTGGACCGGGTCGCACGTAGATTAGGGATGATCCAGAGAAAACAAACCGATTGGTTGACGGCAATGGAGCTTACCCAAAAGCTCCGGGAAATGGATCCAAAGGATCCCGTCAAGTATGACTTTGCTTTGTTTGGAATGGGAGTGGAGGAAAGAGTTTCTTGA
- a CDS encoding LysM peptidoglycan-binding domain-containing protein, which yields MNFADHMVYLKMKTSVMILGFLMVMGFAHAAVGVEMDSVGIERIDGKTYIIHEVASKETLFAISRRYETPVGDIIKSNSDLKQGLKIGQRILVPYITKTEVPEGAKLHKVNPGETLFAVAKKYNVSVEEVKAWNDLKGNDLSVGQGLIIKGVKPAEPKEIAEKQVKETATEASKKVKEMPEKAKEATEKKIAKAEEKAAERKEAKEEKAKEKIKEEKEEGPTEAPRIENIPEGAEVGWISHTVVKGETLFSIAKQYDAKVEDLINWNALASNNLALGQVLKVGRKGEARSISTSEKEGGEKIEKVAEKKPSYNVNESASNTSTAYKNIKESGQAEVIKGTGNHKKYLVLHRDAPVGTIMRIRNEENDVMIFARVVGKLPDTGDNGKLLIKVSQAAFDQLRAVNTRFRVEVSY from the coding sequence ATGAATTTTGCAGACCATATGGTGTATTTGAAGATGAAAACAAGTGTAATGATCTTAGGGTTTTTGATGGTGATGGGTTTTGCTCATGCTGCCGTTGGTGTGGAGATGGATTCGGTAGGGATCGAGAGGATCGATGGTAAAACCTACATAATCCATGAGGTTGCCTCCAAGGAAACCCTTTTTGCCATATCCCGAAGGTACGAAACCCCTGTTGGTGATATAATCAAGAGTAATAGTGACCTGAAGCAAGGGCTGAAAATTGGCCAGCGGATATTGGTACCTTACATTACCAAAACGGAAGTTCCTGAAGGCGCAAAACTCCATAAGGTAAATCCAGGGGAAACCCTTTTTGCAGTGGCAAAAAAATATAATGTCTCAGTTGAAGAAGTAAAAGCCTGGAATGATCTGAAAGGTAATGACCTAAGTGTTGGGCAGGGCTTGATCATCAAAGGGGTGAAGCCTGCGGAACCAAAAGAGATAGCTGAAAAACAGGTCAAGGAAACCGCAACTGAAGCTAGTAAGAAGGTTAAAGAAATGCCTGAAAAGGCTAAAGAAGCTACAGAGAAAAAAATAGCAAAAGCGGAAGAGAAAGCTGCTGAAAGAAAAGAGGCTAAGGAAGAGAAAGCCAAAGAGAAAATTAAGGAGGAAAAAGAAGAAGGTCCAACAGAAGCTCCAAGGATTGAAAATATACCAGAAGGTGCAGAAGTGGGATGGATCAGCCATACTGTGGTTAAAGGTGAAACACTATTTTCCATTGCCAAACAATATGATGCCAAGGTGGAAGATTTAATTAATTGGAATGCATTGGCTTCCAATAACCTGGCATTGGGGCAGGTGTTAAAAGTTGGAAGAAAAGGAGAGGCAAGGTCAATTTCAACTTCCGAAAAGGAGGGTGGAGAAAAAATTGAAAAAGTGGCAGAGAAAAAGCCTTCTTATAATGTAAATGAAAGTGCAAGTAATACTTCTACTGCCTACAAAAACATCAAAGAATCCGGTCAGGCAGAAGTGATCAAGGGGACTGGAAATCATAAAAAATACTTGGTGCTTCACCGGGATGCTCCTGTTGGGACCATTATGCGGATCAGAAATGAGGAAAATGATGTGATGATTTTTGCAAGGGTTGTGGGTAAACTTCCTGATACGGGTGACAATGGAAAACTCCTGATCAAGGTCTCTCAAGCAGCATTTGATCAATTGAGGGCAGTCAATACCAGGTTTAGAGTAGAAGTATCTTATTAA
- a CDS encoding NfeD family protein, with amino-acid sequence MKNPKKDKALASKEKSFYQSIKGIFIFLLIPFLCFPYLGYSNQDSTNTKKVYVMEIKDNIDPRMNRKVMLALEDATVQQADFFIIHMDTYGGAVNDADDIRTRILEAPIPTMVFIDKDAASAGALISIACDSIYMAPGASIGAATVVMGGGGEAAPDKYQSYMRSMMRSTAEANGRNPKIAEAMVDENIEVEGISEKGSVITFSVSEALKYGFCEAQVNSIDEIIQRQTVGNYEVISYHQTPIEGIIAFFLNPAVSGFLILIIFAGIYFEIQTPGVGFPLAAATLAVILYFIPYYLTGLAENWEVFVFFLGIILLGLELFVVPGFGVLGILGIIGILTGLTLGMIPNDIFDFTFVPSGELFIALVTVVLSAIIAVTLIFIMAPKVNQWKAFSHIALADIQSKKEGYTSSWYTEDLVGKEGVTQTRLMPSGKIIVEDEVYDAHSRGEFIDKGEKIKVISAEGTSLRVKKII; translated from the coding sequence ATGAAAAATCCCAAAAAAGATAAAGCATTGGCTTCCAAAGAAAAAAGCTTTTATCAATCAATTAAAGGCATTTTTATTTTCTTACTTATTCCTTTTCTATGTTTTCCCTATTTGGGTTATTCCAATCAGGATTCCACGAATACCAAAAAAGTGTATGTCATGGAAATCAAAGACAATATTGATCCAAGGATGAACCGAAAGGTAATGTTAGCATTGGAGGACGCAACAGTTCAGCAAGCTGATTTTTTCATCATCCATATGGACACTTATGGGGGAGCTGTAAATGATGCCGATGATATCAGAACCAGAATACTGGAAGCACCTATCCCTACCATGGTATTTATTGACAAAGATGCCGCTTCTGCCGGGGCATTGATTTCCATTGCCTGCGACAGCATTTATATGGCCCCTGGGGCTAGTATTGGCGCGGCCACAGTTGTAATGGGAGGCGGTGGGGAAGCTGCCCCCGACAAATACCAATCCTATATGCGTTCCATGATGCGAAGCACTGCGGAGGCCAATGGCAGGAACCCAAAAATTGCCGAAGCTATGGTGGATGAAAATATCGAAGTGGAAGGGATTTCCGAGAAAGGTTCTGTTATTACTTTTTCGGTATCAGAGGCTTTAAAATACGGCTTTTGTGAAGCCCAGGTCAACTCCATTGATGAAATTATCCAAAGGCAAACCGTGGGAAATTACGAAGTCATTTCTTACCATCAGACACCTATAGAAGGCATCATTGCTTTTTTCTTAAACCCAGCGGTTAGTGGCTTTTTGATCCTGATAATTTTTGCAGGTATATATTTCGAAATCCAAACGCCTGGTGTTGGATTTCCTCTAGCGGCTGCTACCTTAGCGGTAATACTATATTTTATACCTTATTATTTAACTGGATTGGCTGAAAACTGGGAAGTATTTGTCTTTTTTCTGGGAATTATCCTGTTGGGACTGGAGTTATTTGTCGTCCCGGGCTTTGGGGTGCTTGGCATCTTGGGGATAATTGGAATCCTTACCGGGCTTACTTTAGGCATGATCCCTAATGACATTTTTGATTTTACATTTGTCCCTTCTGGGGAGTTGTTTATAGCTCTGGTTACTGTTGTACTTTCGGCTATTATTGCGGTGACTTTGATATTTATCATGGCCCCAAAAGTCAATCAATGGAAGGCGTTTAGCCATATTGCACTTGCGGATATCCAAAGCAAAAAAGAGGGGTACACTTCTTCCTGGTACACAGAAGATTTGGTAGGAAAGGAAGGTGTTACCCAGACCCGGCTTATGCCCAGTGGGAAAATTATTGTAGAGGATGAAGTTTATGATGCTCATTCCAGGGGGGAGTTTATTGACAAGGGAGAAAAAATCAAGGTAATCAGTGCAGAGGGGACTTCTCTTAGGGTGAAAAAAATAATATAA
- the pyrE gene encoding orotate phosphoribosyltransferase, with protein MELFDKATAGKVAQKLLDIRAIRLQPQHPFTWASGWKSPIYCDNRLSLSFPDVRTFIKNQLVEVVQKNFPNAEAIAGVATAGIPQGALIADALDLPFIYVRSKPKGHGMENMIEGKVTSGQKVVVIEDLVSTGGSSLKAIEALKNSGFEVLGMAAIFTYGFELARKNFEDAGVKLICLSDYEAMLPEAINANYANDQDLNSLAEWRKSPDTWG; from the coding sequence ATGGAATTATTTGACAAAGCAACGGCCGGAAAAGTGGCCCAAAAATTATTGGACATTAGAGCCATCAGGCTTCAACCTCAGCACCCTTTCACCTGGGCATCTGGTTGGAAATCTCCCATTTATTGTGACAACCGCCTTTCGCTTAGCTTTCCAGATGTAAGGACTTTTATCAAAAATCAATTGGTAGAGGTTGTTCAAAAAAATTTCCCAAATGCAGAAGCTATCGCAGGAGTAGCTACTGCAGGAATCCCTCAGGGAGCCCTGATCGCTGACGCCTTGGATTTGCCCTTCATCTATGTCAGGTCCAAACCGAAAGGACATGGAATGGAAAATATGATCGAAGGGAAAGTTACTAGTGGACAAAAAGTAGTGGTAATCGAAGACCTTGTATCTACAGGGGGAAGTTCTCTTAAAGCCATTGAAGCATTGAAAAACTCAGGCTTTGAGGTTTTGGGTATGGCAGCTATTTTCACTTATGGGTTTGAATTGGCACGTAAAAACTTTGAAGATGCAGGAGTAAAACTGATCTGCCTAAGTGATTATGAGGCCATGCTTCCAGAGGCTATAAACGCTAATTATGCCAATGACCAGGACTTGAATTCCCTTGCTGAATGGAGAAAATCACCTGACACTTGGGGTTAA
- a CDS encoding DUF3822 family protein, whose product MTGLAKNNYIEFESDKLDLDNISSLSLLLFPHKLTIIGKDQNGAILGVHIHRFQDQEILKEILKKDSFLAKNQVSGFLYLYSDQFTLVPGMLFDPNYKGTYLNFSSPLEEQVVFYEGIQNNSIVLVSAISKDLMETFAETIPDLSLKHGVSLILDYLLPQKNDMLNQELLVIVEEGHIYLAGFAGHEMKLFNRFDVSGDQDFLKYTFSVLHQLAFDRMYCKISLIGDLDEVGTDKELLHKYFKNLEIVTPKSNQNYHPGAEGFKETLSLAAFWSN is encoded by the coding sequence TTGACTGGATTAGCTAAAAATAATTACATTGAATTTGAAAGCGATAAATTGGATTTGGACAACATTTCCAGTTTATCGCTTTTATTGTTCCCCCATAAACTAACCATTATTGGTAAAGACCAAAATGGAGCCATACTTGGGGTGCATATCCACCGTTTTCAGGATCAGGAAATTTTAAAGGAAATCCTAAAAAAGGATTCCTTTTTGGCTAAGAACCAAGTCTCCGGGTTCCTATATCTTTATTCCGACCAATTCACCTTGGTACCAGGAATGCTTTTTGACCCAAACTATAAGGGGACTTATCTTAATTTCAGCAGTCCGTTGGAGGAGCAAGTGGTCTTTTATGAGGGAATTCAGAATAACAGTATAGTACTGGTCAGTGCTATTTCAAAGGACCTAATGGAGACTTTTGCCGAAACCATACCTGATCTTTCCCTAAAACATGGGGTATCCCTGATTTTGGACTATTTATTGCCTCAAAAAAACGACATGCTCAACCAGGAGCTATTGGTAATTGTTGAGGAAGGACATATTTATTTGGCAGGTTTTGCCGGCCACGAAATGAAACTCTTTAACCGGTTTGACGTTTCCGGAGATCAGGATTTTTTAAAATATACTTTCAGCGTACTTCACCAATTGGCCTTTGACCGTATGTATTGTAAAATCAGCCTGATCGGGGATTTGGATGAGGTGGGGACCGACAAAGAATTGCTCCACAAATATTTTAAAAACCTTGAAATCGTTACCCCAAAAAGCAATCAAAACTACCATCCGGGAGCAGAAGGTTTTAAAGAGACCTTGTCCTTGGCAGCTTTTTGGTCCAACTGA